Proteins encoded by one window of Mariniplasma anaerobium:
- a CDS encoding ABC transporter permease: MDVIYYLIQNMLPVAIPLLLVALGGMFSERSGVVNIALEGIMLFGAFFGALFILNVQDSSINPQLLLLIGMIVAGAAGIAFSMLLAYAAVNMKANQVISGTAMNMFIPAAILLFSKMSFNSDGITTDISLYIREVPLLSKIPVIGDLFFQNTYLTVYIGFLFLIISTILLYKTKFGLRLRACGEHPHAADSVGINVSKMRYYGVGLSGLLGGIGGYFYSVGILTSNISGHTGVAGFGFLALAVMIFGQWQPIKIMFAALFFAFLSTLAYSIPLIPFLQNLGIDTTYYKILPYFATLVVLVFTSKKSRAPKAEGIPYDKGLR, encoded by the coding sequence ATGGATGTTATCTATTATTTAATTCAAAATATGCTTCCTGTTGCAATTCCTTTATTACTAGTTGCTCTTGGTGGAATGTTTAGTGAACGTAGTGGTGTTGTCAACATCGCATTAGAAGGGATTATGTTATTTGGCGCATTCTTTGGTGCATTGTTTATTTTAAATGTTCAAGACTCTTCTATAAATCCACAGTTATTACTTCTTATCGGTATGATTGTAGCTGGTGCTGCTGGGATTGCATTTTCAATGTTACTGGCTTACGCTGCAGTCAATATGAAAGCAAATCAAGTTATTTCAGGGACAGCGATGAATATGTTTATTCCTGCTGCAATCCTTCTATTTTCTAAAATGAGTTTTAATTCAGATGGTATTACAACTGATATTAGTTTATATATTCGTGAAGTTCCATTATTATCAAAGATACCTGTTATCGGTGATTTATTCTTCCAAAATACTTATTTAACTGTATATATCGGATTCTTATTTTTAATTATTTCAACAATACTTTTATACAAAACTAAGTTTGGTCTTCGCTTGAGAGCTTGTGGAGAACATCCACATGCAGCAGACTCTGTTGGGATTAATGTATCTAAGATGAGATATTATGGTGTAGGTCTATCAGGCTTATTAGGTGGTATTGGTGGTTATTTCTATTCAGTTGGTATCTTAACAAGTAATATTAGTGGTCACACTGGTGTTGCTGGCTTTGGGTTCTTAGCATTAGCTGTTATGATCTTTGGGCAATGGCAACCAATTAAAATTATGTTTGCAGCTTTATTCTTTGCATTCTTATCAACACTTGCTTATTCAATTCCACTTATTCCATTTTTACAAAACCTAGGTATTGATACAACATATTATAAGATCCTACCTTATTTTGCAACTCTAGTTGTTTTAGTCTTCACTTCTAAGAAGTCTAGAGCACCAAAAGCTGAAGGTATTCCTTATGATAAAGGATTAAGATAA
- a CDS encoding IS1182 family transposase translates to MQSTQLTQSYFSAKQLKLPLEMNILIPFDSEVRTFDEVFSKIEVKKYLVSKSHQGRLGYNSVNMLKLVLFCQMEKIHSLRAMEKAAKNDIRLMWLTNELKPSHNTIKEFINTHLKTSIEDIFLEINQYIAKKEQIDINTLYIDGTKIEANANKYKFVWKNSILKFKQKLQLKITKTLHKLNEDYKHLGIYFLIKEDYEISYLEKIRDFLVNEIDKEGIDFVYGKGNHKSGLQRDYEDIVDYIEKLTSYNHDLEIIGPSRNSYARTDHGATYMRMKDDHMRNGQLKAGYNIQIGVSDGYIMHMDVYQNRSDYKTLEPFLEGFNHSYGFYPKYPVADAGYGGLINYRYLKSKDMELYQKYPMYKKETSNQNYINSPYRAENFTKDKNGNLICPKGRKMNYLFTRHNGKDVYESSTCLRCPLASKCKKGKAPRRIEVNEELWNYQKKARDNLQSDLGIELRIQRSIQVEGAFGVLKEDFKFRRFKRRGIQNVKLEFMLLSIGYNLSKYHNKQQRFVQ, encoded by the coding sequence ATGCAAAGTACTCAATTAACTCAATCTTATTTTAGCGCAAAACAATTAAAATTACCACTAGAAATGAACATTTTAATACCATTTGATAGTGAAGTCAGAACATTTGACGAAGTATTTTCAAAAATCGAGGTTAAAAAATACTTAGTATCCAAATCTCATCAAGGTAGACTAGGATACAATTCAGTCAATATGTTGAAATTGGTATTGTTTTGCCAGATGGAAAAAATCCATAGTTTAAGAGCAATGGAAAAGGCAGCTAAAAATGATATTAGGCTCATGTGGTTGACTAATGAGTTAAAACCAAGCCATAATACCATCAAAGAATTTATTAATACCCACTTAAAAACATCCATCGAAGATATCTTTTTAGAGATCAATCAATATATCGCAAAAAAAGAACAAATTGATATCAATACCTTATATATAGATGGGACAAAGATAGAGGCAAACGCAAACAAATATAAATTTGTTTGGAAGAACTCAATTCTTAAGTTTAAACAAAAACTTCAACTCAAAATTACCAAGACTCTGCACAAATTAAATGAAGACTATAAACATTTAGGCATCTACTTTCTGATCAAAGAAGATTATGAGATATCATATTTAGAAAAGATTAGAGATTTCTTAGTCAATGAAATTGACAAAGAAGGCATTGATTTTGTCTATGGCAAAGGGAACCACAAAAGTGGATTACAAAGAGATTATGAAGATATCGTAGACTACATAGAAAAACTAACAAGCTATAATCATGATTTAGAGATCATAGGTCCATCAAGAAATTCATATGCAAGAACAGATCATGGTGCAACATATATGCGCATGAAAGACGATCATATGAGAAATGGTCAATTAAAGGCTGGATACAACATTCAAATTGGCGTGTCAGATGGATATATCATGCATATGGATGTCTATCAGAATCGAAGCGATTATAAAACATTAGAACCATTTCTAGAAGGATTTAATCATAGCTATGGATTTTATCCTAAATATCCTGTAGCAGATGCTGGATATGGTGGACTTATAAATTATAGATATTTAAAATCCAAAGATATGGAACTCTATCAAAAATATCCAATGTATAAAAAAGAAACCAGCAATCAGAACTATATAAATAGTCCTTATCGTGCAGAAAATTTCACTAAAGATAAAAACGGGAATCTAATTTGTCCAAAAGGACGAAAGATGAATTATCTATTTACAAGACACAATGGTAAAGATGTTTATGAGTCATCTACTTGTTTAAGATGTCCGCTAGCTTCAAAGTGTAAAAAAGGGAAAGCTCCAAGACGTATTGAAGTCAATGAAGAATTATGGAACTATCAAAAAAAAGCAAGAGATAATCTTCAATCTGATTTAGGTATAGAACTTAGGATTCAACGCTCAATTCAAGTTGAAGGCGCATTTGGGGTTTTAAAAGAAGACTTTAAATTTAGAAGATTTAAGCGACGTGGCATCCAAAATGTTAAATTAGAGTTTATGTTACTCTCAATTGGGTATAATTTATCAAAATATCATAACAAGCAACAACGATTCGTTCAATAG
- a CDS encoding DUF1801 domain-containing protein, which translates to MQKQEQTLSQYIENLEENRVDDIKKLIDIAKDITKKEPFMWGSIIGFGKIQYTYASKRQGDTFEFGFASRKQAITLYLSWDVNQFKALKHLGTYKTGKGCLYIKKLSDVNLGVLKGLIKEAVDSLKHNPIITKIYE; encoded by the coding sequence ATGCAAAAACAAGAACAAACATTAAGTCAATATATAGAAAATTTAGAAGAAAATAGAGTAGATGATATTAAAAAACTTATTGATATCGCAAAAGACATAACAAAAAAAGAACCCTTCATGTGGGGATCTATCATTGGATTTGGTAAAATCCAATATACTTATGCATCTAAAAGACAAGGTGACACTTTTGAATTCGGGTTTGCCAGTAGGAAACAAGCAATCACTTTATACTTAAGTTGGGATGTCAATCAATTTAAGGCTTTAAAACACTTAGGAACCTATAAAACGGGGAAAGGGTGTTTATATATTAAAAAGCTATCTGATGTCAATTTAGGCGTATTAAAAGGCTTAATTAAAGAAGCTGTTGATTCATTAAAGCATAATCCGATCATTACTAAAATATATGAATAA
- a CDS encoding lysoplasmalogenase family protein, with translation MIFVLIGLFLVSWFVFIYHVVKQKRLEGFFYKGFASFMFIAIALYGAFHFMTTPANGVGMLIFEYKYARLILLIILGLVSGLIGDLFLGVQYFYDQKRIFTINNGMIIFLIGHLLYIVGIINYTKFNIIALGIGLIMTIVVYIGGKLMDLKMGKLEIMTYIYTFVIFTMVGFSILQAIDLSFNLYSLSFMIGALLFGLSDLLLAPIYFKNEKSNVFVVSNLATYYLGQLLIALSIFFL, from the coding sequence ATGATATTTGTTCTGATTGGCCTATTTTTAGTTTCATGGTTTGTGTTTATTTATCATGTCGTCAAACAAAAACGTTTAGAAGGATTTTTTTATAAAGGTTTTGCTAGCTTTATGTTTATTGCAATAGCTCTTTATGGTGCATTTCATTTCATGACTACACCGGCTAATGGAGTGGGCATGTTAATATTTGAATACAAATATGCTAGACTTATTTTATTAATCATTTTAGGATTAGTTTCTGGGCTTATTGGTGATCTATTTCTTGGAGTTCAGTATTTTTATGATCAAAAGAGAATCTTCACTATCAATAATGGAATGATTATCTTTTTAATTGGACATCTGCTTTATATCGTAGGCATCATTAATTACACCAAATTTAATATCATTGCTTTAGGTATAGGTCTAATAATGACTATTGTTGTTTATATAGGCGGAAAACTTATGGATTTAAAAATGGGGAAACTAGAAATCATGACCTATATTTATACATTTGTGATTTTTACCATGGTAGGTTTTTCTATCTTACAAGCAATCGACCTATCATTTAATCTATATAGTTTAAGCTTTATGATAGGTGCACTCCTATTTGGTTTATCTGATTTATTGTTAGCACCAATTTATTTTAAAAATGAAAAATCAAATGTATTTGTTGTTTCAAATCTTGCAACTTATTATTTAGGACAATTACTTATAGCTTTATCAATATTTTTCTTATAA
- a CDS encoding DUF7670 domain-containing protein, which translates to MTKIINVLKIYMIIISLLFVMFAFNVFGSTEGNITNEILGLLISILPGLFLLLTTMICWHKERILSYFIGIMAIIFFIFFKMYYIFDSLEIIVLIFIPMASLSILLFIDSKNINTYS; encoded by the coding sequence ATGACAAAAATAATTAATGTATTAAAAATATACATGATTATCATTTCACTTTTATTTGTAATGTTTGCATTTAATGTATTTGGCTCTACTGAAGGAAATATCACAAATGAGATATTAGGGCTTTTAATATCCATATTGCCAGGGTTATTCTTGTTATTAACAACTATGATATGCTGGCATAAAGAAAGAATTTTATCATATTTTATAGGAATTATGGCAATTATTTTCTTTATATTTTTTAAAATGTATTATATCTTTGATTCACTTGAAATTATTGTTTTGATTTTTATACCCATGGCTTCATTATCAATTTTACTTTTTATAGATTCAAAAAATATAAATACATATAGTTAA
- a CDS encoding sugar O-acetyltransferase, which translates to MTEQEKMLKGMLYQAGEKKLSSMRKRASELTYDYNHLRPSQKEEQQAILNQLLGSMGKDVWINQPFLVDYGCNLYIGDHFFANYNFTVLDIGKVTIGNRVMIGPNVGIMTAGHPLDKVIRAELYEFGYDITIKDDVWIGANVVINPGVTIGSGVVIGSGSVVTNDLEDDTLCYGNPCRVIRKITEKDRIFWQKEKEKSLSNS; encoded by the coding sequence ATGACAGAACAAGAAAAAATGCTTAAAGGTATGCTTTATCAAGCAGGAGAAAAGAAATTATCTTCAATGAGAAAAAGAGCTAGCGAACTAACTTACGACTATAATCATTTAAGACCAAGCCAAAAAGAAGAACAACAAGCAATCTTAAACCAATTGTTAGGCTCTATGGGCAAAGATGTATGGATCAATCAACCTTTTTTAGTTGATTATGGATGTAATTTATACATAGGGGACCATTTTTTTGCTAATTATAACTTTACAGTTCTTGATATAGGAAAAGTAACAATAGGCAATCGAGTCATGATTGGACCTAATGTTGGCATTATGACAGCAGGTCATCCTTTGGATAAAGTGATACGAGCAGAACTTTATGAATTTGGCTACGATATTACGATTAAAGATGATGTTTGGATTGGGGCAAACGTAGTTATTAATCCTGGAGTTACTATTGGTAGTGGTGTCGTCATTGGTTCAGGTAGTGTTGTTACAAATGATTTAGAAGATGATACTTTATGTTATGGAAATCCTTGTAGAGTTATTAGAAAAATAACAGAAAAAGATAGAATTTTTTGGCAAAAAGAAAAAGAAAAGTCCTTATCTAATTCATAA
- a CDS encoding LLM class flavin-dependent oxidoreductase: MKKMSFGLMTFLETGLSSEGFMIDHETRINHALEEVKLADELGLDYYGIGEHHRSDYAATSPEIILAAAAAITKQIHLGSAVTVLSSDDPVRVYEAFATLDLISNGRAEIIAGRGSFTESFELFGYDLRNYDQLYSEKLDLLLKIRDHENVTWNGKLRAPFKNKTIYPRAKSSLKISIAVGGSYESVLRAANLGLPIVFAIIGGNPLNFKPLVDLYKKTYLEKGFKEEDMEIGVAVHGLISSDPDILEKYYPSHHAQFSKIASERGWPSYSKESYMANMKRGPFYVGNKEEVTKRLLSLIQGLNINRLLFHTPGSYMPHEMTMESIRTYGQEVVSKLKKSVRK; this comes from the coding sequence ATGAAAAAAATGAGTTTTGGATTGATGACATTTTTAGAAACAGGATTAAGTAGCGAAGGTTTTATGATAGATCATGAAACTAGAATAAATCATGCATTAGAAGAGGTTAAGTTGGCAGATGAGTTAGGATTAGATTATTATGGCATTGGAGAACATCATAGGTCTGATTATGCCGCAACAAGTCCTGAAATTATATTGGCAGCTGCAGCTGCAATTACAAAACAAATACATCTAGGTTCAGCTGTAACAGTCTTATCTTCAGATGATCCAGTAAGAGTTTATGAGGCATTTGCTACTCTTGATTTAATCTCTAATGGTAGAGCAGAAATCATTGCAGGTAGAGGCTCGTTTACTGAATCTTTTGAGTTATTTGGATATGATTTAAGAAACTATGATCAACTCTATTCAGAAAAACTAGATTTACTACTTAAAATAAGAGATCATGAAAATGTAACTTGGAATGGTAAATTAAGAGCACCATTTAAAAACAAGACGATTTATCCAAGAGCAAAATCTAGTTTAAAAATATCGATTGCAGTTGGTGGTTCATATGAATCTGTTTTAAGAGCTGCAAATCTAGGTCTTCCTATCGTTTTTGCGATAATTGGAGGCAATCCCTTAAATTTTAAACCACTTGTTGATTTATATAAAAAGACTTATCTTGAAAAAGGATTTAAAGAAGAGGATATGGAAATTGGAGTTGCTGTTCATGGACTTATCAGTAGTGATCCTGATATTTTAGAAAAATATTATCCATCTCATCATGCTCAATTTTCTAAAATAGCTAGTGAGAGAGGTTGGCCTTCTTATTCTAAAGAAAGCTATATGGCTAATATGAAGCGTGGACCATTTTATGTAGGTAATAAAGAAGAAGTCACCAAAAGACTATTATCTTTAATACAGGGACTTAACATTAACCGTCTATTATTTCATACACCAGGTTCTTATATGCCACATGAAATGACGATGGAAAGCATTAGAACATATGGACAAGAAGTAGTTTCTAAACTGAAAAAGAGTGTTAGAAAATAA